Part of the Mya arenaria isolate MELC-2E11 chromosome 8, ASM2691426v1 genome, TGGTGAATCATGtaagatcatcatcatcatcatcatcatcataatcatcaccaccatcatcatcatcatcatcgtcatctggctcatatattatatgtttaactgaATCATTCGCTCTGTGTTCCACAATTCCTATAACACACTGAAGGAAATGTATTGCAgataaaactgaaacaaacaatcattttttatgtaaaagttttgtgtttatttttggtctgCTAAACGATTAAGTTGGCAGGCCGGATGCAGCTTATCGCTGACTTATCTTTAGAAAaccaaacataaatacaaacgtTCTTACTGTTCAGTATAAAATGCATCTCGAATGCCCTTATACTAGCCAGTGCACATTTGTAAATCATTAAACGTGAAATAGCTCGGCGGTTCCGTTGACGTAAGGACAAGCCTGAAatctaaatatcaatatcaaattaatatgaGCATATACATAGATATTTAATGCGGAACTTTGAATACTTGCCCATCGAAACAAATGGCGCACACAACAGCAATAACAGAAGACTAACGTTTATATCCATTTTTTATacgaataaaaatataataataccgTCGTATCAAGCTCAACTTAATTATTGCCAGTTCCTATGCATGTACCGCAGTTTTGCCGATGGTCAAGCTGTAATCATGTAATGATAAAACAGCAGTATTGGACAAATTTCAACAACGTAATACAGGAATACAATCAACACAAAACTAGAAGATGGTCACCTGTGGTTATTTTCACTTACCTAACAAGCACATTCAACGGGTGTCGGTTTGTACCAAACTATATAACAATGCACTTTTTCTGGTATCTAAAAAGATTGGATTCACGTAAAGAAGAAGTTGTCTACGGTTGTAtggcaaaaaaatatatcctGTTTATGGATTTACTGAATATATGACGAGTTAGAAATATTTCTTGAATACAGCCTGAAAGCATTTTCTTGTTGCCATTTAAagcgaaaaacattttatttggaGTTAAAGTCATGTCTTAAGACGAGGTATTCTATCTTTTTATAGTTACAATcgacaatgatgaaaacgcaactTGATCGCCAAAACAAGTTGTCgttagaaaaaaacatggtaATTTTAATCTGCTTATCTGGGGTGaacgaaatataaatatatataacgatGAAAAGTTTGATGTACAGCTGTGTGACAAAACGAAAGTCACATTCTGACTGTGTTACTGTAGTCAAACATGATATAGACACATGCTTTGACATAAAGTCTCAAAATGTTACACCAAGAATGATGACCTTCCTGGATCGCTAATACTCTATGTTAACAGTTAGATAACAGAAATTTGTTGTGCAAAAGAACATCAATATGCACATTtcttgaagaaaatgaaaatttgttagctatacatttaccaaaaaattcatttttcatttcacaattaatttttcataatcattggataactaaaaaatatgaaaaatgtagaacatagtttataaaaaaaagaattatgaACACAAACAAATGATTTGGGCAGGTGATGATTAAAATTGATTAATATTAGAGCGGATGTAAAACCATTTATTATCATACTgcttcattttatcatttatcaagACAACTTATTTCTCTATATTATGTCTAATTATCATGTATTTCCTGTACTGAGTAAATTGAGGTGTTGTTTCTCTATACTTTGAACCAAATATGTAGAATTTCATCAGCACAATTAAGAAATTAGTAATCGCTATGTGTTTTTCATTGCTGACTTTTCCGAAGCtgatatttgttaatgttaagtttaaattaatatgattatcttttatgtattgattaaGTCTACTCCATAGCGGTTGTATTTTCGGGCACTCCGAAAAAGATGTTCCAGTGTTTCTATATTTGATTGACAAAAGTCACACaaacttgtttcatttaatttacatttataaaggaATTCATTACAAGGAACGACTTTGtgtagatatttatattaaaaactactTAAGTTCGTGTCATTGGAACATCTGTACgtgttcatatttatatttcccCACTCTTTatctgttatttcatttaaacctAGTTTTTGTACACACTTCtgtttaatttatatacatgtatcagttgatgacattttacaacactttaatttgttcaatattgattttgattcaTTGATAGGGATTTGATAATTATCTATAGATTAGTGTATCGTTATTTCATTTTGAGTTTTATGTATAAGGGACAAATATTTTAGATAGTCGTGTTGATTAActtgatatattgattgaaatgtttaaaagtcaTTCCATGACTCAAAAATAATACTCTATGTTGACGCAAGTGTAAaggtaacaaaaacataaaggtATCTATTCGAGATGAACCTGCAAAACGTTCCGTTTGAATTATTGAATCATCTTGCTGCACTGAAATTCGCAAAACTAATTGCTTGGAGAAATTTAGGTTACTTTACATAACAGCAAAAATGTATAAGATTTTATAATAACACTACACAGTTTATCAGCAGATTCAACTGGGGTTAAGCCATAAATAGAAACCATTTAAAGAATGTCTATTCTTTTGTCGGTTCGATAGCAACAAGGTTCAATGAATGGTCATGAATGGACAAAATGGTGATACATCGCTTAACCTTGTAGTGGCTTATGCTGCACATTCTCAGGCCATAGTTAAGCTTGGATATACCTTCACAAACAGGAATTTATCATAATTCGTAGCAATTATTAGATAAAGCATTGGCATTGATGTTTTATCTGAATTCAGAAGTTACTACAAACCATGTCATCAGCTCAATCTTCTTTATATCTATTAGATTAAAGATATGCTAAAAATATACTCGAGTCGTGGCAAACGAAACAATACATCCCATGATCGGATGTTTACTATCACATACACACTTACTACCTTCAAGCTAATAGTGTTGTTTGCATAATGGTTACAGTCAATGAGCAAAGCTGAAGCAAAATTAAACTCTAACCCTATACAATCATATAATGATGTTCAACAAAATTATCCCTGAACCAGTCCACAAATAACCAAGGGAAGTGTAGCTCATTATATACACCAAAACATCGGCTACGAGCAAGGGCGGTCAGGGTTCTGCTGTTAGTTTGATCAATTCAAAGCATATTATTTCTACCAGTTGAATTAGCTTTTGCTGAGGTCATTCCAAAAATAGAATGCAGTCTTCAAACTAACAACGCTTGCAAAATCTGTGTACACTTTACAGACAACCTCATATATGCTCCGAAAGGGTGATTTGAACACAATATGATAGATATGAGcataactattaaaataaactaGTAGCCGTAGTTATGTCATGTATAAAGTAACATGAAAAATGATACATACTCGTATGCAGTGGATTCGTGTCAAACACATGATTATTGATATAGTTTCGACAACTGtataaaaacatgatataaacaTAATCAGCTGACGTGTTGCatccaaaaatgtatttttagtatCAATTAAACATAAGCAAAAGTACTGTGTGTATTAAATGCATCTTTCATATCGATATCTGAGCTTGCATAACAACAATTTTTAAGtcttgatattttatataattgttccTTCGTAAAGgattttgaacaatttgaaaGATGTTCAACTAAAGAGGATTAAATACGTGAAATGATTTCTATTTTACTTCGACTTCTTTTGAATAATACCACGTGGACATTTCTCTACAAATGCTTTACCATCGGGCAAACGTTATCTGGTAAGTTTGCAACACTACAATGTAAGAAAATCCAGCCCTGCCCCTTTAGAGACCATAATTTTAAGTATATGAAAGctagaaatatttcaatttcgaACATCGGTTTCTTAGTTTTCATCTCTGTGCGCTGTATTGCCGACAAAGGGTATGcatagtaattattttttggaacaattTTTAAAGGACGATCAGAAAtggatatttaaaatgttattgggATAGTATAAGTCATTAAAAAAAGGCGTGAACGACGGGCATGCGACTTATGTTTGTTATCATTGACGGAAACAACGTGTTTTCTTTGGTCTATTCTACATGTTGCTTGAATCTACGTTCATGCTATGGCTTTGCGTCGAACAAAACGAAGCGCTGGTGAACAGTATCTCAATAACTGAAGGgtggacaaaaaacaaatgaaactgcCGTATTTCTTGGTCTGTTATGGCCAAAATCTCTACTTTTTTCATGCGAAGATTCATTTAGTATTTCCTATATGATGTGCCAAGAGGCATTATAAAGTTagctgaaaaatatattataattgttcTGTAAATACAAAACCGTTTGGGTTTCCATTATAGGCATTGTCCACACgacatgtttatttgtaaaaatatgacAAAGGGTAAATGACACCCATTCTTGAATAGCGAAGAAAAGAACTAACGAAGAATATCTGCGAAGTAAACAATAAAGTTGAAAATTGAATCCTTTGAATAACTTTTCACACgatagttttttttgtaaaatgacaGACGGTAAAATGACACCCATTGTTAAATAGTTATGCAGATTCTATATATGTGATGTCAAAGATACCGGTGGAAATTCAGTTTCTTTATGCTTTGTCAACAAAAAGAACGTAAACAAGAAGGTTGCGAAACACCATTTTCCATCTGCGTCATCCAGGTACTTGTGAAATATCAACAGCATTTTAATCTTTTTTCTGAACAGGATGTTATTGCACACACACAAGTACAAAACGGAATCGTCATTAAGAATTAAATATTCGACCTACAGATAAGCTTTTCGGTTAACAATTCCATTAAGGTCCATTAAACTACATGGTGAATGTATATGCCAGGTGACCCTTTATAATGTAAGTATCATTTGAAGGGGTGTTATTTGCTGATACTATGCTATTGAAATGACCAGCGGTATATACGTATATGTTTATTACTCGTTTTCCCTTGAACCCGTGTTGCGCTGATCGTTAAATGCCTTATTCCCATCATTTATCgataaaactatttcaatgcgtgtgtggtctgtttgtcaTGATTTGATGCTTGcatctctcgttcagtgtcatATGGGCCCTTACCTTGTGCCCACAAACAGggtatatatgtgtatgtttggcTTTTTTACCTGTTCTgtattattgtgtttattattaacacattatttacaaTGTCTGTTTACATGAAACCAGAGAATATCCCTTCAGCATTCAATAcaagtacagtcgaaacccgttggtgCGATATTCAAGgaaccggccaaaatacttcgagcttCGCGAATACCGAGCCAAGCGGGAAAGCCTGTAAGTGTTAAACAAAATCGGTCCTtgacatcaagttcgagccaacgaggaaatcgaacCAACCGATATCAAGctaacgggtttcgactgtattcaTTAAGTTTTATGCCTATCTATAGATAATATCGTTCTAAAACAGTGAAAGATACAAACTAAAGAAACTGTTGTAGTTTTAGATTTACAGAATTTACAggtacacaaaacattttaacatgtacatacatcaGAAATAAAATAGGAAGTCAAAACGTATTTTTATACCGCACGACCAATTTTCCTCGTAATGAATTcttaatcattcaatatttgtgtCAAGCAGCGAAGCTCGCCCCATAAAGTCTATAAATACACTATTTTGCTGGCAACCTGTACAGAACCACAAAAGCAGGAATTgtgttcttttgtttttgtttttatgttctattatCTGGATTTATATTCAACGAACTTTTATGTATGATCACTTTGGAGAACATTTATGTGTCCTTTTTCAGAAGAAATTGGAAGCACAAAACTTtgtcttaatttattttcgtaACAAGAATGCAAAAACAtgtaacacaaaacatattcggttattttattctgtattttaacaaatattattgttcaaatataattaaaacgaaCAATCAAacgaacaaatacaattaaagttcTCCCAACAACGTCTTATCATACAATGTGATGCTGGCAAACTGCTCGAAATCCCTTACACATGAATTAGTTTCTGTACTGAATTTACACAAGATACAAGGCAATCACCAAAACTGCGACTGATGACATGAACCCTGTCGTCGATGAACCGCTTGTTGGTTCCGTGGTTATCTTGGGGGTCATGGCTGTGACGCTGTTGCTAGTAGGGAAAATACCGGTGGATGTGGTGCAGTAGTCGCCATTATATTCGACGGAATCAAACGCTTCGGTCAGTGACTCCAGTGAACTTAGGAACTCTGTTTGATTCTCTGCGTCTAAGAGTGAATCAATCTTCCGGCACGTGTCCTCGGTGTCTGCCGGCTGAGGGATGCACTCACGCGTCACTACCGTTATCTTCATCCCAGTATCTGAAATTTGACTGattaattaaagtgacactcgtattcaaaattTATGGTGGCATACTTCTGCCACCagaaaacagaacagaacagaacagaacttttaattagatacaagcatatacagcttatgatcatcaaaacaatcatcatagCATGCACAACAggatatataaattaacatgaatacaaacaaaaagaaacaacaagaagAGAGCAATAACATCCAGTTTGAGTTACgctgtaatattatttatattgtctCTGATCTGATTTGCCTTAATAGTAAATATAGCCAGTTTGTATAACAACGACTTCTTCTTAGAGTTAAGAAGAgtaataaattttaacatacaaggtCGTGTTCGATAATAACTAGTTATATAATGATCTTTAAGTGTTTATATCTATTACATATcagtacaaaatgatattcatcttcaatgaCATTCAATGAACAAACATCACATCTCCTTTAATGTCGGGGAATGTTCCTAAAACGGCCTTCTTCTATTTTAAGCCTGGAAGAGGATAACCATATAACtaactaactagttaattaactagttagttatgtgGTTAACTAGGTACGTAACTAATTAATTTTTCAATCAATAAAAGATCTTAAcgggaaataaatgcatgttagtGCCTACAACTGCCATTCTTGTATCATTTTACCAGCTTAATGTTAAGTGGTTATTTTACCAGCATAATGTTAAGTGGTTAATGTTAAGCAGTTATcacttatctataaatagatATTGTGTAATATTTGGAATACCCGTAATGTACCATAATCCTTCTTCCGCATCGGCTCGGGAAGTATGACGATAACTAAAGCGTGACTGTGTATCAATGCAATGGAGCAAAACAATGCTATTTATAGATTTaatggttaactagttacgtaactaacTAATCACTTCAataactagttagttatgtaGTTAACTatttacgtaactagttaatcaCTTACCACTTATCCAAAATATCGCTAAATGGTAAGTGATTATGTTcatgattttgttgtttatttgcttgAAATCAGCTTCAGCCAATAATAAAGATGAACACGCAGTTAGATAAATGAAAGAAGTTGATGTGGTGAAAGTCTTACAGTTTTTGAATGATCCTTTCATACAACGGACCCCagaataaacatttatttccaaggTGTTAATTCAAGAATTCAGGCTAATGCAGAAGTCAGTTGTTACCACGTTCCCCCCTCCCCCGGCCTTGGATTAAACTGGAGATAGTCGCGGAatttgtttttaccttccaggtggcctcgCATTGccggtgaatgcggtggttttgtctgtgcggggaatgggccttacctagagacCCTGGGatgcggggcatttggcggggaaaAGTCAAAGACCGAAAGTCACAGTCCCCGTTATACCACAGacaggaggggggggggggggggggcgtggttttAATTGACTGGTGCTAATAACATACCCGGCAGATTAGCGGCTGTAAAACCCATACATGTCACGGTAAATGTGAAACTAGCACAGGCATCAATGAGACCAGGACCAGCAACTGCGCATGTCTCTGTCGGGGCTGTGTTACTAGCACATGACTCGTTCCTTAAAGAATCCAACGACGACGTATTATCGTTCAGCAAACTTTCGATATATTCCGGCATGTTGATGTATTCTAAATCCATGTGCATACAGCTGGAACATTCTGAAATAGTAAAATTATAATTCATCATTGCATAATGAAACAGACTTCTTAAATTGCTATGTGCTATATGGCTCGGATCGTACATACGACTTCTCGCTCTGCAGGCGAACACTCTACTGCGTCGTTATAAAAGTTAGCTATATCTTGCGAGACATTATAAGCGCTGCTGTATTCATTTCGAATACCCGGTTGCTCTCCCCCCCCCACCCCTTCTCTCTTAATTTTGCAATTCAAGCGTTTGAAATATTCAGAATGGTATATTCAAATGGTCAAAATGATTTCCGATTTCTTTGGCAAATGTACCAAATATCCAACATTCCAAATTAAATGGGCATGCAATACGTATTTTATCACCTTTTATTCCTCCATTTCTAAAGAAAacgacaaacaaataaaaaaatacaatgcataattaaatcacttaaagctgcactttcacaaaTTGACCGTTTGACAAATTTATTTCTGGTTTTAAAATGACCCAATGtttgcgttaatgtctggaaacctgAGCTACAAGGCTGCTGACACAAGATCAGagcgcagtttttcatatttactttcgAAATAAGCTGTTTTATGGCTCAACGCGTTACTTACGCGTTAAAAGAGCTTTTCGACCGTTTTTCATACAATTTGGATTTGTGCTATTGTGAGTTTCCTTATCTGACTGAATTGAAGGGATTGATACCTAAATCAGATGATTctgatacaaaaaaacaacaacatttttttatgaaaactgccaatctttgagagtgcagcattaaatATTAAGTCAAAATAAGTGATGCaggaattttattataatacacaATCATCATAAACGGTTCGCGCCTACATTTTATCGATTATTATCCCATCCCATTTCATCCATTATAACATCTCCAAACCCAtccaatattattttgtaataaagcAACTGTCGCATAATTATTCTGTTATGTTATTCAAAACTATactaacattttaacaatttgacaCATGTGCATGGTAGACCTTTACATCCCCTAAAATCACATCCCATCTCGTCCAATCCACTCTAATCCCTAAAACCATCCATTCAATCCCATCCCATCCTTCCCCGCCCTTCCtatcggtcggtcggtcggtttttCATTCATGTCGTTCGTTCGATTTCAGTTGGTCTGTTTGTCGGTAagtcggtcggtcagtcagtcATTCAGTCAGTCAACATCAATCGATATATCCAAACATTATTCCGTTTCTTTGAGTCTATCCGTGCAGTTATTGAAGAACTGCACTGTAATATGACAGGATGCTGAAACAAACGTGGACAAGATCTTTTCTATACATTCTCTGCACATATTTACACACCGTTTACAGATGCGACTGTAGCCGCGCGTACACGAACATTTACATTCTCTGCACACCGTGTACATATTATGCCACTGAAGATGTGCGTACATGGACACTTACGTTCTCTACACACC contains:
- the LOC128242086 gene encoding uncharacterized protein LOC128242086: MDTRICLLLLFTISQCIALECSSCMHMDLEYINMPEYIESLLNDNTSSLDSLRNESCASNTAPTETCAVAGPGLIDACASFTFTVTCMGFTAANLPDTGMKITVVTRECIPQPADTEDTCRKIDSLLDAENQTEFLSSLESLTEAFDSVEYNGDYCTTSTGIFPTSNSVTAMTPKITTEPTSGSSTTGFMSSVAVLVIALYLV